The Allocoprobacillus halotolerans nucleotide sequence TTTTACCTCCCAAACGTCCTAAACGCTTATATTGAAAAATCCATGCATCTATAAACATTTGAAAACCTGGTTTATTCAAATAGATAGCTAATTCTTCTTCAATACTCATGAATATTTTAACCTCTTATTTTTTCCATTCCAAATATAAGCAATCACTGTCACAAATGGAGCATTATTTGGTCTAAACAATTCATATATAGCAAGTGATAAACATGAAGGATAATCGCCCCACAACACTTGTGAATTCATAATATAATCAAAACCAAACTTAGTGATTAATGCAAACATATTATCAATATTATTTTCATCAACCCCTGCAAATGCTTCATCTAAAGCAATCAATAACGGCGCATCTGGTCTAGCGCTCTCAAATTTTGCAGCAACAGCTGAAAATAAAGGGACATACATTGATAATGCTTTTTCTCCACCACTGTAAGCATAAAAAACATGTGAAGTTAATTCCTTACGATTTTCATTTGGTTTTTTCGCATACAGTGTAAAATCAAACCATTGACGATAATCCATGACATCTTTCATTAATTGATGGAAAGATGATGTTGTATTTTCATCTTGACTCATTTTTCTAGCATTATTGATTTTAGAACGGAAATGATTAGATATTTTTTTGCGATCGCTATCTTTTAATATATGATAATCCATTTCTAGTAATTCTACCAGTTTTTGAGTATCTAATTGATTATCATCGTTAGCCTTACGACTTTTCCATTTCAAACTTAATTGTAAACCACTACTTGTATTCATATCATTCATATAACTTTGAATCTTATCAACCCATTGACGACTAGCATGAATACGTTCTCTTATCTTCTTAGAAATCGTATTAACCAGAATATCTTCAAAGATATGCCTATCTTCATCAACAATCAATAATTCTTGCATTTCTATATTCTGTTCTAAGATTTCAGTTAACTCTAAGAAAGAAATTCTTTTCCCTTGATTTGTTGCTTTTAAGATAATTCTAGATGGGACATCATCCGCTTCATGACACAATGAAATACTTTCTTGTACAACATTATATTGATTCAAATAAATATTTTGTTCAAAATAAACACGCTGTAGTTGATTCTGATAATCAGCAATTGATTTTTTATGATTAAATTGTTGAATTAAATCACGCATAATGCCCTCTAGTTCATTATCACTCACATCTTCCTTTATAATAAAATGCAAATCTTTTTCTTGCATAAAAATATCTTTATATATAGACATGACATCTTTTTGTGATTGCTTTTGTTCATCAAGATTTTGCATATCTATATCAATCTGTTCAATTTTTGTTTCTAAAACAGACTTTTCTTTTTCTAAAGCAGTTTTTTCATTTTCTAGTCTTGTTAATTCATCTTGTAATATTTGAATTTGTTTTGCTATATCCTGATAACCTGATGCATCCAATTTTTCTTGTAATAAATCACGTTTTTGAGTAATAACACTGATCTTATGTTGATATTGTTCTATTTCATAATGGAGTTCATCTAAATCATATGTGAGTTGTTGATATTTTTCATCTTGTAATGCTTTCATATCTACATTTTGTATTAATTTTGTATAATTATCATGAAATGTTTCAAATGCATTTTGATAATCTTGTAAATCTTCTTTATAGGCTTGAAATGCACCTTGTTGTGGTGGCAATAATAATTTTGACGCAAAAGTTTGTATACGATTATATATCTCAGTGAGTTTTTGATTTTCTTGTAAAATAAGTGTTTGTAATTCTTGAATTTTCTGTTCTAAAGCAACCTGTTCTTTTCTTAAAATCTCTACATTTTCTAAACTTTCTTTTAATTGTTTTTCATCTCGAAAACTTTTATACTCAGTAAAAAGAAGCTGTTGCTGTTGTTGAGATAATTGTTCTTTTTCAATATATTTTGTCTTTGAATCTTCTAAATCATGAATCTGTTGAAGACATATTTCAATTTTCTCCTGCTTCATGCGCATACGACTTTCATAGCCGATATAAATAGCTTCTTGATTTAAAGAAAGACTCCCTTCAATGATTCCTGATTGAAAATACTTATCTTGAATCATAACTTGTTGATTTGTTTCAATGGATAAATTTTCCAAAATATTTAATAAATCATGTTGATTCGCTAAATCAGAAATGGTTATTGTAGGCATCTCTTCTATTTCTTGATTTGTCCAAAGATAAAAATCTTGGCATCCTTGTGGAAGTTCCTTGATTTGATCTTGATATTTTTTATGAACAACAAGCGCATTTAATAACTGCATCTTTGATAATATTTCTTCGATTCTTTGTTTATCTTCATAAGACAATGACGAATCAAATTCAAGCAAACGATAGAACGGTATATAAGGAATATGATTCTCATTCAAATATTGACGATTGAGTTGATTTTCATTTGTTTGTGGTGGTTCTATATCTTCTAAAGATTCAAGATATTCTTTTTCATGATAAAGTTTTGATAAATCATTTTCAATATCTTCAATATTTCTTCTATATTGTGTTT carries:
- a CDS encoding TIGR02680 family protein yields the protein MSLSRWHMNKMGLVDFWCYENEVFEFENGHMLLRGSNGSGKSVTMQSFIPLLLDGNKSSERLDPFGTRSRKMETYLIDENSSREERIGYLYLEFKREDSELYKTIGMGLRARKGKPLDPWYFVIEDNRRIQIDFQLMENQLTLSEKQLKNILGDQVIKSQKEYMKRVNDALFGFESLQDYSDAIGLLLQLRSPKLSNSLSPQKINEILASSLQPLSDEDLRPMSEAIMNMDNLQDQLELLKQSLQAAQKLKTIYQTYNQILLLEKWTKYAKEQCSYQQINQTIKQKERDKSHFQQDLVNNHQKLDKNKIDYEVKRNELASIKSSDIEAWIESIREYNQELIEYQRELDKKKMNCEQKEELYQDLIQRIDEYQNIIDQKEYACQKILQEMNELDVSLSLSEHLAIKECFENKKKNFEFAYTRQVLQNHMKQIDEGITLWKDYENQSQHIAFYENDESQKQEQFIALQTQIDYSEKEYQQVVEEYLEDYHRYNEHNQILKISHQDMNQIREHLIDYEMTHDYFAIQKMIDNIYHDMSRYMIEEQTQYRRNIEDIENDLSKLYHEKEYLESLEDIEPPQTNENQLNRQYLNENHIPYIPFYRLLEFDSSLSYEDKQRIEEILSKMQLLNALVVHKKYQDQIKELPQGCQDFYLWTNQEIEEMPTITISDLANQHDLLNILENLSIETNQQVMIQDKYFQSGIIEGSLSLNQEAIYIGYESRMRMKQEKIEICLQQIHDLEDSKTKYIEKEQLSQQQQQLLFTEYKSFRDEKQLKESLENVEILRKEQVALEQKIQELQTLILQENQKLTEIYNRIQTFASKLLLPPQQGAFQAYKEDLQDYQNAFETFHDNYTKLIQNVDMKALQDEKYQQLTYDLDELHYEIEQYQHKISVITQKRDLLQEKLDASGYQDIAKQIQILQDELTRLENEKTALEKEKSVLETKIEQIDIDMQNLDEQKQSQKDVMSIYKDIFMQEKDLHFIIKEDVSDNELEGIMRDLIQQFNHKKSIADYQNQLQRVYFEQNIYLNQYNVVQESISLCHEADDVPSRIILKATNQGKRISFLELTEILEQNIEMQELLIVDEDRHIFEDILVNTISKKIRERIHASRQWVDKIQSYMNDMNTSSGLQLSLKWKSRKANDDNQLDTQKLVELLEMDYHILKDSDRKKISNHFRSKINNARKMSQDENTTSSFHQLMKDVMDYRQWFDFTLYAKKPNENRKELTSHVFYAYSGGEKALSMYVPLFSAVAAKFESARPDAPLLIALDEAFAGVDENNIDNMFALITKFGFDYIMNSQVLWGDYPSCLSLAIYELFRPNNAPFVTVIAYIWNGKNKRLKYS